One stretch of Archocentrus centrarchus isolate MPI-CPG fArcCen1 chromosome 5, fArcCen1, whole genome shotgun sequence DNA includes these proteins:
- the LOC115780795 gene encoding leucine-rich repeat neuronal protein 1-like, which produces MALSCQPWPPLIWLCIGFLLSFLSAVHGKECPRLCVCEIRPWFTPQSTYKEATTVDCNDLRLTHIPTNLSVDTQVLLLQSNAISRTSGELEILYNLTELDLSQNNFSTVEAVGLTSMNHLTTLHLEENQITQLPDHCLQNLSNLQELYINHNQISYISPRAFAGLHSLLRLHLNSNRLHVIDSRWFEETPNLEILMIGENPVIGLLDMNFKPLGRLRSLVLAGMDLTDVPADAFVGLDNLESISFYDNKLVSIPQLALQKVPNLKFLDLNKNPVHKIQEGDFRNMLRLKELGINNMMELVSIDRYAMDNLPELTKLEATNNPKLSYIHRFAFRDMPSLESLMLNNNALTALYKQTVEMLPNLREISLHSNPLRCDCVIQWMSSNRTTVRFMEPLAMLCTSPPELRGQRVRELRLLESTEQCLPLISRDTFPSHLNLELGMSVSLDCRAMAEPDPDIYWVTPLGNKITTDTVSERYHLTSEGTLRLSHVQAEDSGRYTCVAQNTEGADTGTATIRINGTLLDSAQVMKIYVKQTESHSILVSWKVNSNVMSSNLKWASATMKIDNPHITYTARVPVDVHEYNLTHLQPATEYEVCLTVSNIHLQTHKSCVNVTTRSATFALDLTDQHPSAAVLAVMSTMLLFLSLATVGIYMARRWKRKNYHHSLKKYMLKTSSIPLNELYPPLINLWEADGEKDKDGSTEGKPSPVDTTRSYYMW; this is translated from the coding sequence ATGGCGCTCAGCTGTCAGCCTTGGCCTCCTCTAATCTGGCTGTGCATAggatttcttctttcctttctgtCAGCGGTACACGGCAAAGAATGCCCTCGTTTGTGTGTATGCGAGATCCGCCCTTGGTTCACCCCGCAGTCAACCTACAAGGAGGCAACTACAGTGGATTGCAATGACTTGAGGCTAACCCACATTCCTACCAACTTATCAGTAGATACCCAGGTGTTACTGCTCCAAAGCAACGCTATCTCTCGTACCAGTGGAGAGCTGGAGATATTGTATAACTTGACAGAGCTAGATTTATCCCAAAACAACTTTAGCACTGTGGAAGCTGTTGGCCTCACAAGTATGAACCACCTGACCACCCTGCATCTAGAGGAGAACCAGATCACTCAGCTGCCAGACCACTGCTTGCAAAATCTCTCCAACCTCCAGGAGCTCTACATCAACCACAACCAGATAAGCTACATCTCCCCTCGAGCATTCGCAGGCCTGCACAGCCTGCTGCGCCTTCACCTGAACTCCAATAGGCTCCATGTCATAGATAGTCGCTGGTTTGAAGAAACACCCAATCTTGAGATTCTTATGATTGGGGAGAATCCAGTTATTGGTCTCCTGGACATGAACTTTAAACCTCTAGGAAGACTGAGAAGTCTGGTTTTGGCTGGAATGGATCTCACTGATGTTCCAGCAGATGCATTTGTAGGTTTAGATAATTTGGAGAGTATTTCTTTCTATGACAACAAACTGGTCAGTATCCCTCAATTGGCCCTTCAGAAAGTTCCCAATCTGAAATTCTTGGATTTAAACAAAAATCCAGTTCACAAAATTCAGGAAGGAGACTTCAGAAACATGCTACGGCTGAAGGAGTTGGGCATCAACAACATGATGGAGTTAGTGTCTATTGACCGCTATGCTATGGACAACCTCCCAGAACTGACTAAACTGGAGGCAACCAACAACCCGAAACTGTCTTATATCCACAGGTTTGCATTCAGGGACATGCCTTCCCTAGAGAGTCTGATGCTCAACAATAATGCTCTTACTGCCCTCTACAAGCAAACTGTGGAGATGTTGCCTAATCTGCGGGAGATCAGTCTTCACAGCAACCCATTGCGCTGTGATTGTGTCATACAGTGGATGAGTTCCAACAGGACAACTGTGCGCTTCATGGAGCCCTTGGCCATGCTGTGCACCTCCCCACCAGAACTCAGAGGCCAGCGGGTCAGAGAACTCAGGCTGCTGGAGTCAACAGAGCAGTGTCTTCCTCTTATATCCCGTGACACCTTCCCCAGCCACTTGAACCTAGAGCTAGGGATGAGTGTCAGCCTGGACTGTCGGGCAATGGCTGAACCAGATCCAGATATCTACTGGGTGACTCCTCTCGgaaacaaaatcacaacagacaCCGTGTCGGAGCGCTATCACTTGACCAGCGAGGGGACCCTGCGGCTTTCTCATGTTCAGGCGGAAGATTCTGGTCGTTACACCTGCGTGGCCCAAAACACCGAAGGAGCTGACACGGGAACCGCCACCATCCGTATAAATGGAACCTTGCTCGACAGCGCTCAAGTGATGAAGATCTATGTCAAGCAGACGGAGTCACACTCCATCTTGGTCTCCTGGAAAGTCAACTCTAACGTCATGTCGTCAAACCTAAAGTGGGCTTCGGCCACCATGAAGATTGATAACCCACACATCACCTACACAGCTCGTGTTCCTGTAGATGTCCACGAGTACAACCTCACACACCTTCAACCTGCCACAGAGTATGAGGTATGCCTCACTGTCTCCAACAtccatctgcagacacacaaatctTGCGTTAATGTGACGACACGTAGCGCTACCTTTGCGCTGGACCTGACAGACCAGCACCCAAGCGCGGCTGTGCTAGCTGTCATGTCGACCATGTTGCTCTTCCTCAGTCTGGCCACTGTGGGCATCTACATGGCCCGCAGATGGAAGAGGAAAAATTACCACCACTCCTTGAAGAAGTACATGCTGAAGACATCCTCCATTCCACTTAATGAGCTTTACCCGCCACTCATTAACCTGTGGGAGGCTGATGGTGAGAAGGACAAAGatggcagcacagagggaaaaccCTCTCCTGTCGACACCACGCGTAGTTATTACATGTGGTGA
- the sumf1 gene encoding formylglycine-generating enzyme, with the protein MLRYFVLLFIFGCVNKVLRLQSSCVAEQKSAGPERAADCGCDKLKRDAAIAVAEPVYPVEEERAAFIDPAVKYSKGTNERTTVAQEDEQKTSPMVRIIGGEFLMGTDNPGIPPDGEGPQRLVYVDSFDMDIHEVTVRQFQSFIRATGYVTEAENFGDSFVFEGILSEPIKSQITQAVAAAPWWLPVKGASWRHPEGPDSNITARLDHPVLHVSWTDAVAYCSWANKRLPTEAEWEYACRGGLKDRLYPWGNNLNPKGQHYANLWQGDFPTHNSGEDGYIKTSPVMTFPANAFGLYDMVGNAWEWTADWWTVHHTTDPQHNPTGPPSGTDKVKKGGSYMCHRSYCYRYRCAARSQNTPDSSASNLGFRCVSQEKR; encoded by the exons ATGTTGCGTTATTTCGTCTTATTATTCATATTTGGATGCGTGAACAAAGTGTTGCGTCTTCAGAGTTCGTGCGTCGCCGAGCAGAAATCTGCAGGCCCCGAAAGAGCGGCGGACTGCGGCTGTGATAAGCTGAAGAGAGACGCTGCTATTGCAGTAGCAGAACCCGTGTACCCcgtggaggaggagagagcagcttTCATTGACCCTGCTGTCAAGTACTCCAAAGGCACAAACGAGAGGACTACTGTGGCGCAGGAGGATGAGCAGAAAACTAGTCCG atggTGCGGATTATTGGAGGGGAGTTCCTGATGGGAACAGACAACCCAGGAATCCCTCCAGACGGTGAGGGCCCCCAGAGACTGGTGTATGTGGACTCCTTTGATATGGACATCCACGAAGTCACTGTCCGACAGTTTCAGAGCTTCATCCGTGCCACGGGATACGTGACTGAG GCAGAGAATTTTGGAGACTCATTTGTGTTTGAGGGAATTTTAAGTGAGCCGATAAAAAGCCAAATCACTCAAGCA GTGGCTGCTGCCCCTTGGTGGCTTCCTGTCAAAGGGGCCTCCTGGAGGCACCCTGAGGGCCCAGACTCCAACATCACAGCCAG GCTCGATCATCCTGTTTTACATGTCTCGTGGACAGATGCTGTTGCCTACTGCTCGTGGGCTAACAAGAGACTCCCCACAGAAGCAGAATGGGAATATGCCTGCAGGGGCGGCCTGAAAGACAG ACTTTACCCGTGGGGAAACAACTTGAACCCAAAAGGACAACACTATGCTAACCTCTGGCAGGGGGATTTCCCCACACACAACTCTGGAGAAGATGGGTACATCAAAACGTCACCG GTGATGACCTTTCCTGCCAATGCTTTTGGTCTGTACGACATGGTGGGGAATGCATGGGAATGGACAGCAGACTGGTGGACTGTGCATCACACCACAGACCCACAACACAACCCA ACGGGTCCTCCTTCAGGCActgacaaagtgaagaaggGAGGGTCATACATGTGCCACAGG TCTTACTGTTACAGATACCGTTGTGCAGCTCGAAGCCAAAACACTCCGGACAGCTCAGCTTCTAATCTTGGTTTTCGCTGTGTTTCTCAGGAGAAACGATAA